Proteins encoded together in one Thermoplasmata archaeon window:
- a CDS encoding class I SAM-dependent methyltransferase, with product MKVRPNSAMRFYDRFAGKYDLLVSDARYDQVLPFFVRLFEAHHVTSVLDCSCGTGQHVIRFAQRGIEATGSDVSREMIRRARRNAAAAGAEVAFVRADFKRLREAFDRTFDCVVCWGNSLDHELTERGILAALRSMHTVLRDHGILVVQIRNLPKWVREGRRIFPMHFHKEPNGDRRLFIYVLDFHRTRVRFHVLSFLELDGKPTFEVDSVDYRIIPAQRLKELMRKAGFLHVKTHGNVQFGRFNDRRSEEIIVVGRKGRDQARSSKRRNP from the coding sequence ATGAAGGTGAGACCCAACTCCGCGATGCGGTTCTACGACCGATTCGCCGGCAAATACGACCTACTCGTGTCGGACGCACGATACGATCAGGTCTTGCCCTTCTTTGTCCGGCTCTTCGAGGCGCACCACGTGACGTCCGTGCTCGACTGCTCGTGCGGAACGGGACAGCACGTCATCCGATTCGCGCAGAGGGGCATCGAGGCCACGGGCAGCGACGTCAGCCGGGAAATGATCCGCCGAGCCCGAAGGAATGCAGCCGCAGCGGGGGCCGAGGTGGCCTTCGTCCGAGCCGATTTCAAGCGACTCCGCGAGGCCTTCGACCGGACGTTCGACTGCGTCGTCTGCTGGGGGAACTCTCTGGACCACGAGTTGACGGAGCGAGGAATCCTCGCGGCGCTTCGAAGCATGCATACTGTACTCCGGGACCACGGCATCCTCGTCGTCCAGATCCGGAACCTGCCCAAGTGGGTCCGCGAGGGGAGGCGGATTTTCCCGATGCACTTCCACAAGGAGCCCAACGGAGACCGCAGGCTCTTCATCTACGTGCTGGACTTCCACCGAACCCGGGTGCGTTTCCACGTCCTCTCCTTTCTGGAGCTCGATGGGAAGCCGACGTTCGAGGTCGACTCGGTCGACTACCGCATCATCCCGGCGCAGCGGCTGAAGGAGCTGATGCGGAAGGCGGGGTTCTTGCACGTGAAGACACACGGGAACGTCCAGTTCGGTCGATTCAACGACCGGCGGAGCGAGGAAATCATCGTGGTCGGAAGGAAGGGTCGGGACCAAGCTCGGAGCTCGAAGCGCCGAAATCCCTAG
- a CDS encoding C39 family peptidase gives MASLAIPTSYKIPGIPLYQQIDASGCGAASLQMVFAHYGPFIDQMEIYDAARTHGTTLPDLARAAQFSNLSTTVGDRFEKGETTGYQERSLGYAGFFYASTAPWLDQLKAIVAQGYPVIVLVHWLPGTTKTDLAFHYRVVIGYDDAKGVLMMLDPWSRQFKNDMNYQGSSSGFAGGKAWDTNFGSFNMTYADFLTTWNASTTIWGVPGLAYGGVLVTPWQVQLTTTPASVSPGATATISATITYPVLAPFGSGPFPTFPASGVQATLGVGNGAVVVGGPTAALGSLSAGQSVSVAWTVHAGATAGSVPVLVTASGLVSGSLGPWGDWPAYSYTDQIGGTAMGSLSIGG, from the coding sequence ATGGCCTCCCTGGCGATCCCGACAAGCTACAAGATTCCGGGGATTCCCTTGTACCAGCAGATCGACGCATCGGGATGCGGAGCCGCATCCCTCCAAATGGTGTTCGCCCACTACGGTCCGTTCATCGATCAGATGGAGATCTACGATGCCGCGCGGACCCACGGGACGACCCTCCCCGACCTGGCGCGGGCGGCCCAGTTCAGCAACCTGAGCACGACCGTGGGCGACCGGTTCGAGAAGGGGGAGACGACGGGGTACCAGGAGCGTTCCCTCGGCTACGCAGGCTTCTTCTACGCCTCCACGGCGCCCTGGCTCGACCAGCTCAAGGCGATCGTGGCCCAGGGCTATCCCGTGATCGTGCTCGTCCACTGGCTCCCCGGGACGACGAAGACGGACCTGGCGTTCCACTATCGGGTCGTCATCGGCTATGACGACGCCAAGGGAGTCCTGATGATGCTCGACCCCTGGTCGCGGCAGTTCAAGAACGACATGAACTACCAGGGATCCTCGTCCGGCTTCGCGGGGGGAAAGGCGTGGGACACGAACTTCGGCTCGTTCAACATGACGTACGCGGACTTCCTGACCACATGGAACGCCTCGACCACGATCTGGGGGGTCCCGGGCTTGGCGTACGGAGGCGTGCTGGTCACCCCCTGGCAGGTGCAGCTAACCACCACCCCCGCGTCCGTCTCGCCAGGGGCGACGGCGACGATCTCCGCAACGATCACGTACCCCGTGCTGGCCCCGTTTGGGTCCGGCCCGTTCCCAACGTTCCCCGCGTCGGGGGTGCAGGCCACCCTCGGGGTCGGGAACGGAGCGGTCGTCGTGGGCGGTCCTACGGCGGCATTGGGAAGCCTCTCCGCGGGTCAGAGCGTGAGCGTGGCCTGGACGGTCCACGCGGGGGCCACGGCGGGCTCTGTCCCTGTCCTCGTCACGGCCTCCGGCCTCGTGTCGGGATCGCTCGGCCCGTGGGGGGACTGGCCGGCCTACAGCTATACGGACCAGATCGGCGGCACGGCCATGGGTAGCCTTTCGATCGGAGGATGA